One Setaria viridis chromosome 5, Setaria_viridis_v4.0, whole genome shotgun sequence genomic region harbors:
- the LOC117858430 gene encoding G-type lectin S-receptor-like serine/threonine-protein kinase At2g19130: MAPTRPRTLGMGKLLPCLLLAFCVHGPLSHASNTVSRDQPLSGGQRLVSQRGRFALGFFQPDDTAPERWYLAIWYNRISKHTPVWIANRARPISDPNSSKLTIAEDGNMVLLDRLKSPIWATNITRDISNSTIGIILDTGNFVLAPASNTTYFLWQSFDEPTNVWLPEAKLGWNKITGHGTRFVSWESSVDPSPGYYAFEIDPDGSNQFIHRWNSSEIY, encoded by the exons ATGGCGCCTACGAGACCTCGTACCTTGGGCATGGGCAAGCTCTTGCCATGCCTTCTGCTGGCGTTCTGCGTGCACGGGCCGCTGTCCCATGCGTCGAACACAGTTTCCCGGGATCAGCCGCTCTCCGGCGGACAGAGGCTGGTGTCTCAGCGCGGCAGGTTCGCGCTTGGCTTCTTTCAGCCGG ATGACACCGCACCTGAAAGATGGTACCTTGCCATCTGGTACAACAGGATCTCAAAGCACACACCAGTCTGGATAGCTAATCGTGCAAGGCCTATCTCTGATCCAAACTCATCAAAGCTAACAATAGCAGAAGATGGCAACATGGTTTTGCTTGACCGCCTCAAATCCCCTATCTGGGCCACCAACATCACCAGGGATATCTCCAACTCTACGATTGGCATCATCCTCGACACAGGCAACTTTGTGCTGGCGCCTGCATCCAACACCACCTATTTCCTCTGGCAAAGCTTCGATGAACCAACCAATGTGTGGCTTCCGGAGGCAAAGCTTGGATGGAACAAGATCACGGGTCATGGCACCCGCTTTGTCTCATGGGAGAGCTCTGTTGATCCATCACCGGGGTATTATGCATTTGAGATCGACCCAGACGGCAGCAACCAGTTTATCCACCGATGGAACAGCTCTGAGATATACTGA
- the LOC117858429 gene encoding single-stranded DNA-binding protein, mitochondrial has product MAASSASLLARRLLLSRRFLSSPLRPFSTTTTPSSSSSISSPSFNGSDAESDPELENDQAPGEQDRQQAQNRPRPPNTTRPLENGLDPGIYKAIMVGKVGQEPMQKRLRNGRTIVLFSLGTGGIRNNRRPLDREEPHQYADRCSVQWHRVCVYPERLGTLALNHVKTGTVLYLEGNLETKVFCDPITGLVRRIREIAVRANGRLLFLGNDANGPKLGEVKGVGYF; this is encoded by the exons ATGgcggcttcctccgcctccctcctcgcccggcgcctcctcctctcccgccgctTCCTCTCGTCCCCACTCCGCCCTTTCTCCACCACCAcgacgccctcctcctcctcctcgatctcTTCCCCCTCGTTTAATGGGTCCGACGCGGAATCCGACCCTGAGCTCGAGAACGACCAGGCCCCCGGGGAGCAGGATCGCCAGCAGGCGCAGaatcgcccgcgcccgcccaaCACCACCCGCCCCCTCGAGAACGGTCTCGACCCCGGCATCTATAAG GCGATAATGGTGGGGAAGGTTGGGCAGGAGCCGATGCAGAAGCGGCTGCGGAATGGGAGGACCATCGTGCTCTTCTCGCTCGGCACCGGCGGCATCCGCAACAACCGCCGCCCGCTGGACCGCGAGGAGCCGCACCAATACGCCGATCGATGCTCCGTTCAGTGGCACCGCGTCTGCGTCTACCCAGAGCGCCTCGGCACCCTCGCGCTCAACCACGTCAAGACCGG CACTGTTCTCTATTTGGAAGGAAATCTGGAGACCAAAGTGTTCTGTGATCCAATTACTGGGCTGGTTAGACGCATAAGAGAAATAGCTGTGCGTGCAAATG GTCGCCTCTTGTTTCTTGGTAATGATGCAAATGGTCCCAAGTTGGGTGAAGTCAAGGGCGTCGGCTACTTCTGA